From Salinibacterium sp. ZJ450, one genomic window encodes:
- a CDS encoding helix-turn-helix domain-containing protein translates to MTADVRNSGMRLDAELLARLANGATTAELQEYGANTGMNAVDRDLVAAAVKVRTRIDELEDRERALVRLSESVRDIAGLDAVDQVLQSIVSRSRRLLMADVAYFLTFDQWTGVALMHVSEGIMSDAFSRLKVEPGEGISGYIASSKRPSWTSDYLIDSRYTHTGTIDSATIEEGLRAILGVPVLRAGRVVGLLLAADRHEHNYRPQDAELLFSLAQHAGVLIENATVHAQDQQTVEELEEALQALRASEGTSLAILELQDRLMALLMNRGSLEDLASVTQAALGGTIVLCDQGKRELARIGEDDLPASEDGWNVQPLSTRDSTLGYMLHREDSDGDKRDDTQASQMLVRAASVGTLMVESLEASLSSSREATATLVSELLRHPTGDRAALLRATVSTDITTLDTVLLAVPRDETHRYDLFRAAHRFAEQQQGLSCQLEGCVLLWLPGGNADQTAQHTAAALTTAVDDAITVGASRLSVTPATLGDAVREARNTASALIALGRIGHGSDSSRVAPFPTILANSTSEDLDLFIRDVLGQLLDHDQQNRTELLSTLESVYRHSSNVVAAAESLYLHPNTVHQRLARIDQITGVSWRDTDVAIQRQLALRIIALRATHITTHDKD, encoded by the coding sequence ATGACCGCCGACGTTCGTAACTCCGGCATGCGTCTCGACGCAGAACTGCTCGCCCGGCTCGCCAACGGAGCCACCACTGCCGAGTTGCAGGAGTACGGCGCCAACACCGGCATGAACGCGGTGGATAGGGATTTGGTCGCCGCAGCAGTCAAGGTACGCACGCGGATCGACGAACTCGAAGACCGCGAACGCGCGCTGGTGCGCTTGAGCGAATCCGTGCGGGACATCGCGGGCCTTGACGCGGTGGATCAGGTGCTGCAATCCATCGTGTCTCGGAGTCGCCGACTCCTGATGGCAGACGTCGCCTACTTTCTTACCTTCGATCAGTGGACCGGTGTCGCTTTGATGCACGTGTCGGAGGGGATCATGAGCGACGCCTTCAGCCGGCTGAAAGTAGAGCCAGGTGAGGGGATTTCCGGCTACATCGCCAGCAGCAAACGGCCGAGCTGGACCTCTGACTATCTGATCGATTCCCGCTACACCCATACCGGCACCATCGACTCCGCGACGATCGAGGAAGGCTTGCGCGCCATACTCGGAGTACCCGTGCTGCGGGCAGGTCGGGTTGTCGGGCTGCTGCTCGCCGCTGACCGACACGAGCACAACTACCGGCCCCAAGACGCCGAACTGCTGTTCTCGCTCGCCCAGCACGCCGGCGTGCTGATCGAGAACGCCACGGTACACGCGCAGGACCAGCAGACCGTGGAGGAACTTGAGGAAGCACTGCAGGCATTGCGGGCCAGCGAAGGAACATCACTCGCGATTCTCGAGTTGCAGGATCGCCTGATGGCGCTCCTGATGAACCGCGGATCGCTGGAGGATCTTGCCTCGGTGACGCAGGCGGCACTCGGCGGAACAATCGTCCTGTGCGACCAAGGCAAGCGGGAACTGGCGCGCATCGGTGAGGATGACTTGCCCGCGTCGGAGGACGGTTGGAACGTCCAACCATTGTCAACAAGAGACTCAACGCTCGGCTACATGCTTCACCGTGAGGACTCCGACGGCGACAAGCGGGACGACACACAGGCCTCCCAAATGCTCGTGCGCGCGGCATCCGTCGGCACACTCATGGTCGAATCACTGGAGGCCAGCCTGAGCTCATCGCGCGAGGCCACCGCCACGTTGGTTTCCGAACTTCTGCGCCATCCGACCGGTGATCGCGCCGCACTGCTGCGTGCAACGGTCTCGACCGACATCACCACACTTGACACGGTCTTACTCGCCGTACCTCGCGACGAGACCCACCGGTACGACCTCTTCCGCGCCGCCCACCGGTTCGCCGAACAGCAGCAAGGCCTGTCGTGCCAGTTGGAGGGCTGTGTGCTGCTTTGGCTGCCCGGCGGGAACGCCGACCAGACGGCTCAACACACCGCCGCGGCGCTCACGACGGCGGTCGACGATGCTATAACGGTGGGCGCCAGCCGGTTGTCTGTGACCCCCGCCACGCTCGGCGACGCCGTACGTGAAGCGCGGAACACCGCGAGCGCTCTGATCGCCCTCGGACGCATCGGACACGGATCCGACAGTTCCCGTGTCGCCCCGTTTCCCACCATCCTGGCCAACAGCACGAGTGAGGACCTCGACCTGTTCATCCGAGACGTGCTCGGGCAATTACTCGACCACGACCAGCAGAACCGCACCGAGCTGCTGTCGACGCTGGAGTCGGTGTACCGCCATTCCTCCAACGTGGTGGCGGCAGCCGAATCGCTATACCTGCACCCCAACACCGTTCATCAGCGGCTGGCGCGGATCGATCAGATCACCGGAGTCAGCTGGCGCGACACCGACGTCGCGATTCAGCGCCAACTGGCGTTGCGCATTATCGCCCTGCGGGCAACTCACATCACTACCCACGACAAGGACTGA
- a CDS encoding arylsulfatase, translated as MKVDRHARTMLPIPDRPAPGLTTYDAKNPDTTFPPIEPLLPPEGAPNVLIVLIDDTGFGAASVFGGPCHTPNAEKLAAGGLKYNRFHTTALCAPTRAAMLSGRNHHSVGMGSVTETATSAPGNSSLRPNTKAPLAMTLKLNGYSTAQFGKCHEVPVWQSSPMGPFDAWPSGGGGFETFYGFLGGENNQWDPALFEGTTPVEPPATPEEGYHLTEDLADHAVNWIRTQKALMPDKPFFVYFAPGATHAPHHVPKEWADKYKGQFADGWDVQRERTFARQKELGVIPADAELTPRHAEIPAWDDMPEALKPALEREMEVYAGFLEHTDHHVGRVIDAIYDLGLLEDTLIYYIVGDNGASAEGTLNGAFNEMANFNGMGAIETPEFLASKIDELGSPTSYNHYAVGWAWAMDTPFQWTKQVASHWGGTRNGTIVHWPNGIEEKGGLRSQFTHCIDVAPTILEAAGLPEPSMVNGVQQSPIEGTSMLYTFNESASAERHDLQYFEMFGNRGVYFKGWSAVTKHRTPWVMVGGTMRAFDDDVWELYDGSTDYSQAHDLSAEQPDRLHELQRLWLIEAVKHNVLPLDDRLLERATPEMAGRPTLIRGNSQLLFAGMGRLTENSVVSIKNKSFSVTAEIDVPEAGCEGVIIAQGGRFGGWSLYVTGGKATFVYNLLGIQQFTTTPDLTIPTGTHQVRMEFGYDGGGLGKGGDVSLYYDGDAVGKGRVDATQAMIFSADETTDVGYESGTAVSADYTPKSSRFTGKINWVQIDLGDDDHDHLIDPQERLRVIMARQ; from the coding sequence ATGAAGGTCGATCGTCACGCGCGCACGATGTTGCCGATTCCGGACCGGCCCGCGCCGGGCTTGACGACGTATGACGCGAAGAATCCGGACACGACTTTCCCGCCGATCGAGCCGCTGCTCCCGCCGGAGGGCGCACCGAATGTGCTCATCGTGCTGATCGATGACACCGGATTCGGCGCGGCCAGCGTGTTCGGGGGGCCGTGCCACACACCGAACGCGGAAAAGCTCGCCGCGGGCGGTCTGAAGTACAACCGCTTTCACACGACCGCGTTATGTGCGCCGACGCGCGCTGCGATGCTCTCCGGCCGGAACCATCATTCGGTCGGAATGGGCAGCGTTACAGAGACCGCGACCTCGGCGCCCGGCAACAGCTCGTTGCGGCCGAACACGAAGGCGCCGCTCGCGATGACGCTGAAGTTGAACGGGTACTCGACGGCCCAGTTCGGGAAGTGTCACGAGGTTCCGGTATGGCAGTCCTCGCCGATGGGCCCGTTCGATGCGTGGCCGTCCGGCGGCGGCGGGTTCGAAACGTTCTACGGGTTCCTCGGTGGGGAGAACAACCAGTGGGATCCGGCGTTGTTCGAGGGGACGACCCCGGTGGAGCCGCCGGCGACTCCGGAGGAGGGCTACCACCTGACGGAGGACTTGGCTGATCACGCGGTCAACTGGATCCGCACCCAGAAGGCGCTGATGCCGGACAAGCCGTTCTTCGTGTACTTCGCACCGGGGGCGACCCATGCCCCGCACCACGTGCCGAAGGAGTGGGCGGACAAGTACAAAGGACAGTTCGCCGACGGGTGGGACGTGCAGCGGGAGCGCACGTTCGCGCGGCAGAAAGAACTGGGGGTCATCCCGGCGGATGCCGAGCTCACTCCGCGGCATGCCGAGATCCCAGCGTGGGATGACATGCCCGAAGCGCTGAAGCCGGCGCTTGAGAGGGAGATGGAGGTGTATGCCGGGTTCCTCGAACACACCGACCATCACGTCGGGCGGGTGATCGACGCGATTTACGACCTCGGGCTGCTCGAGGACACACTGATCTACTACATCGTCGGAGACAACGGTGCGTCGGCCGAGGGTACTCTCAACGGTGCGTTCAACGAGATGGCGAACTTCAATGGCATGGGTGCCATCGAGACACCGGAGTTCTTGGCATCCAAGATCGATGAGCTGGGCTCGCCCACCTCGTACAACCACTACGCGGTGGGGTGGGCGTGGGCGATGGACACCCCGTTCCAGTGGACCAAGCAGGTCGCCTCCCACTGGGGTGGCACCCGCAACGGCACCATCGTGCACTGGCCGAACGGCATCGAGGAGAAGGGGGGGCTGCGAAGCCAGTTCACACACTGCATCGACGTCGCGCCGACCATCCTCGAGGCCGCGGGGCTGCCCGAACCGAGCATGGTCAACGGAGTGCAGCAGTCGCCTATCGAGGGCACCAGCATGCTCTACACGTTCAACGAGTCGGCATCTGCCGAACGCCACGACCTGCAGTACTTCGAGATGTTCGGCAACCGTGGCGTGTACTTCAAGGGCTGGAGCGCGGTCACCAAGCACCGCACCCCGTGGGTGATGGTCGGCGGAACCATGCGGGCGTTCGATGACGACGTCTGGGAGCTGTACGACGGCAGCACCGACTACAGCCAAGCCCACGACCTCTCCGCCGAACAGCCCGACCGGCTGCACGAGCTGCAACGGCTCTGGCTCATCGAAGCGGTCAAGCACAACGTCCTCCCGCTCGACGATCGTCTCCTCGAGCGGGCCACGCCCGAGATGGCGGGCCGCCCAACCCTGATCCGCGGCAACTCCCAACTGCTGTTCGCCGGGATGGGGCGGCTGACCGAGAACAGCGTGGTGAGCATCAAGAACAAGTCGTTCTCCGTCACCGCCGAAATCGACGTCCCCGAAGCCGGATGCGAGGGCGTGATCATCGCCCAAGGCGGCAGGTTCGGCGGGTGGAGCCTCTACGTCACCGGCGGGAAGGCCACGTTCGTCTACAACCTGCTCGGCATCCAACAATTCACCACGACCCCCGACCTGACCATCCCGACCGGGACGCACCAGGTCCGGATGGAGTTCGGCTACGACGGCGGCGGCCTCGGGAAAGGTGGGGATGTCAGCCTCTACTACGACGGCGACGCCGTCGGCAAGGGCAGGGTCGATGCCACCCAGGCGATGATCTTCTCCGCCGACGAGACCACCGACGTCGGCTATGAATCCGGCACAGCCGTCAGCGCCGACTACACGCCCAAGAGCAGCCGATTCACCGGCAAGATCAACTGGGTGCAGATCGACCTCGGCGACGACGACCACGACCACCTCATCGACCCCCAGGAACGCCTCCGCGTCATCATGGCCCGACAGTAG
- a CDS encoding DUF202 domain-containing protein yields the protein MTDEKVFDPGLQPERTLLAWQRTVLSLAVAGVLAARFAAPQIGLPAAVLGLISAALSIAAYVGVRYRYRRAHTGLRAAETLHSLSAWPLAALAGSTFTLGIVAAVYALGVAGE from the coding sequence GTGACCGACGAGAAGGTGTTCGATCCCGGGCTGCAACCAGAACGCACCCTGCTCGCCTGGCAACGCACCGTGCTCTCTTTAGCCGTGGCCGGCGTACTGGCCGCCCGCTTTGCTGCTCCCCAGATCGGCCTACCCGCAGCCGTTCTGGGCCTAATCAGCGCAGCACTCTCGATTGCCGCATATGTAGGCGTCCGCTATCGGTACCGCCGCGCACACACAGGCTTGCGCGCCGCTGAAACATTGCACAGTCTTTCGGCATGGCCGCTAGCTGCGCTTGCCGGGTCGACATTTACGCTGGGCATAGTAGCCGCGGTCTACGCGCTCGGCGTTGCTGGCGAGTAA
- a CDS encoding sodium:proton antiporter gives MTESSFAVLMAMVFGWAVLSDRLARWNISGPLVFSVAGFVLANQTWGPVPIDIEAPSIQLLTEITLALLLFSDAARVNVASLRRDIRIPARLLGIGLPLTVILGALGAALVFGDISWALAGFVGAALAPTDAALSAQVIDDKRIPMRVRRALNVESGLNDGIVTPIVIFTLAVAADQLAIAGGEHAALGPLLELAVGILVGLAVGLVSAKLIAIGSRRLWVVHGGRRLATLAAALASYALAVTFSANGFIAAFVAGIAFGAVSSRNGVDLDEVAELPELLGEALALVVWFLFGAALVPVAFEYFSVWTLVFAVLSLTVIRIVPVALALLGTRLDTGTVLFMGWFGPRGLASVVFALLAIEQLGELEVVGQAVSVVALTVLLSVVLHGVSAGPLGRVYSRGHRDSAAEGLGAGPRSRRPFHGPLRPPTVR, from the coding sequence GTGACGGAATCCTCGTTCGCGGTGCTCATGGCGATGGTGTTCGGATGGGCCGTGTTATCGGATCGCCTGGCACGCTGGAATATCAGTGGTCCGCTGGTGTTCTCGGTGGCCGGTTTCGTCCTGGCCAACCAGACCTGGGGCCCCGTCCCCATTGACATCGAGGCGCCTTCGATCCAACTCCTTACGGAGATTACGCTCGCGCTCCTGCTGTTCTCGGATGCGGCGCGTGTGAATGTCGCGTCGCTTCGGCGCGACATCCGGATACCCGCACGCCTCTTGGGAATCGGTCTGCCGCTCACGGTAATACTCGGCGCCCTCGGCGCGGCGTTGGTGTTTGGGGACATTTCCTGGGCACTCGCGGGCTTCGTGGGCGCAGCGCTGGCTCCCACGGATGCCGCACTCAGTGCCCAAGTGATCGATGACAAGCGGATTCCCATGCGGGTACGCCGCGCTCTCAATGTCGAGAGCGGGCTCAACGACGGCATCGTCACCCCGATCGTCATCTTCACCCTCGCCGTTGCTGCGGATCAGCTCGCGATCGCGGGTGGAGAGCACGCGGCGCTCGGACCGCTGCTCGAGCTGGCAGTCGGGATCCTGGTCGGCCTAGCCGTCGGGCTGGTTAGCGCCAAGCTCATCGCTATCGGATCGCGGCGACTCTGGGTCGTTCATGGGGGCCGACGCCTCGCCACGCTCGCCGCCGCCCTCGCTAGCTACGCGCTCGCCGTGACGTTCAGCGCCAACGGATTCATCGCGGCGTTCGTGGCGGGGATCGCCTTCGGAGCCGTTTCGTCGCGGAACGGTGTCGACCTCGACGAGGTCGCGGAGCTCCCGGAACTGCTCGGTGAAGCGCTTGCATTAGTCGTCTGGTTCCTCTTCGGTGCGGCGTTGGTGCCGGTCGCATTCGAGTACTTCTCGGTGTGGACCCTCGTCTTCGCAGTGCTGAGCCTCACGGTGATCCGCATCGTTCCCGTCGCGCTCGCGCTCCTCGGGACGCGGCTGGATACGGGGACCGTTCTCTTCATGGGTTGGTTCGGGCCCCGCGGGCTCGCCTCGGTCGTATTCGCGCTGCTGGCCATCGAGCAGCTCGGCGAGTTGGAGGTAGTCGGCCAAGCCGTTTCCGTCGTCGCACTCACGGTGTTGTTGAGTGTGGTGCTCCATGGGGTGTCCGCCGGTCCGCTTGGGCGCGTATACTCCCGCGGACACCGCGACAGCGCCGCTGAGGGTCTTGGTGCGGGCCCACGATCCCGGCGTCCGTTCCACGGGCCGCTTCGGCCACCTACTGTGCGCTGA
- a CDS encoding class I adenylate-forming enzyme family protein produces MQDPTDETFHELWSGAVHSHRNRTFLIFSEPAEGAAEWTYGEFDRLVSQTARRLADLGVLRGDSVHVALKNSPAFVLLWLAAAKLGAWIVPVDPASTSRDIASQIRRTQPKVGFYAASRRDAYLTGSADQLTLTIELTEAAADALPGSPLLALNDARDVSLEWAAVSPTDRLAVMFTSGTTSEPKGVMLTQRNYVRLAHSMANLVNLQPQHRWLVTLPMFHANGQFYCFSPAIATGASVALVSAFSASGWFQQAADLGVTHASLFAAPIRMILARRPDDAPHLQLEHLWYAQSLGEEHYREFAERVGCQPRQLYGMTETCAIVTADLGTAPRPDVIGSPIPGRTIELLDPVTEELVPQGEPGMMTVRGSAGDDVFAGYLDDPATTARSFSTRNGEQWFRTGDLARADADGTLRFVGRVDDVIKVSGENVSLTEVESVVAQAPGVLEAAVLAKSDPIRDQVPVAFVVARDPEEPPVPAELMAWAELNLPPQSRPREWTVIDELPRTSVGKIRRFQLQAAVQASEKASA; encoded by the coding sequence ATGCAAGATCCGACCGACGAGACGTTCCACGAATTGTGGAGCGGCGCTGTTCACAGCCACCGCAACCGCACATTCCTGATTTTCAGCGAGCCGGCTGAGGGTGCGGCTGAATGGACGTACGGCGAGTTCGACCGGTTGGTCTCTCAGACAGCGAGACGCCTGGCCGATCTAGGCGTGCTGCGTGGCGACTCCGTGCACGTGGCGCTGAAAAACTCTCCCGCCTTCGTTCTTCTGTGGTTGGCTGCGGCCAAACTCGGCGCGTGGATCGTGCCGGTGGATCCGGCATCGACGTCGCGCGACATTGCCTCGCAAATCCGCAGAACCCAGCCGAAGGTGGGGTTCTATGCAGCAAGTAGGAGGGACGCGTATCTAACTGGATCGGCAGACCAGCTAACGCTCACAATCGAGCTCACGGAAGCGGCCGCAGACGCACTGCCCGGCTCTCCACTCCTGGCCCTAAACGATGCTCGTGACGTGTCTCTGGAATGGGCAGCGGTCTCGCCAACCGACCGGCTTGCCGTGATGTTCACCTCAGGCACGACCTCGGAGCCCAAGGGCGTGATGCTCACGCAGCGCAACTATGTGCGACTTGCACACTCCATGGCGAACCTCGTGAACCTGCAGCCGCAGCACCGCTGGCTGGTCACCCTGCCTATGTTCCACGCAAATGGGCAGTTCTACTGCTTCAGCCCGGCGATCGCCACCGGGGCCAGTGTTGCGCTCGTCTCCGCCTTCTCAGCATCGGGCTGGTTTCAGCAGGCGGCTGACCTTGGAGTCACACACGCCAGCCTGTTCGCGGCGCCGATCCGGATGATCCTCGCCCGGCGGCCCGATGACGCACCGCACCTGCAACTTGAGCACCTTTGGTACGCGCAGAGCCTGGGCGAGGAGCACTACCGCGAGTTCGCCGAGCGGGTGGGGTGCCAGCCTCGCCAGCTGTACGGCATGACCGAAACTTGCGCCATTGTCACCGCTGACCTGGGTACCGCGCCCCGGCCTGACGTCATCGGATCGCCCATTCCCGGCCGGACCATCGAACTGCTCGACCCGGTCACCGAGGAGCTGGTTCCGCAGGGCGAACCAGGCATGATGACCGTCCGCGGGAGCGCCGGTGACGACGTGTTCGCGGGATACCTCGACGACCCGGCCACCACCGCGCGCTCCTTCTCGACCAGGAATGGCGAGCAGTGGTTCCGTACCGGTGATCTCGCCCGCGCCGACGCCGACGGCACGCTCCGTTTCGTCGGGCGGGTCGACGACGTGATCAAGGTGTCGGGCGAGAACGTCAGCCTGACCGAGGTGGAGTCGGTGGTCGCTCAGGCACCGGGCGTGCTCGAGGCTGCGGTGTTGGCGAAGAGCGACCCCATTCGAGACCAGGTGCCCGTGGCATTCGTCGTGGCGCGCGATCCAGAGGAGCCACCGGTGCCCGCCGAGCTGATGGCGTGGGCGGAGCTCAACCTGCCACCGCAAAGCCGACCCCGGGAATGGACCGTCATCGACGAGCTCCCCCGCACGAGCGTGGGCAAAATCCGACGATTTCAGCTTCAGGCAGCGGTGCAAGCGAGCGAGAAGGCCAGCGCATGA
- a CDS encoding MFS transporter, producing MTHTPVITQPTSRERRRTFVGASAGHLIEWYDYGIYGFLAVYIGQAFFVSDDPVTSLLSSFAVFALSFFIRPLGGLFFGPLADKLGRRKTLVTVLILMAGSTFLLGVLPTYEAIGVGAPILLVLIRCVQGFSAGGEIGTITSFISEYAGPGRRGFSTSWLMVTAVLGLVLGGVVANGMTFLVGPEVMQAWGWRIPFLIAGPLGLISLYIRLKLEDSPEFRALQETGQTSKAPLREVFQWKRALALVFFIITLHSSIFYLVLTYASTFMGKILGFDSGTVLLYVFLASLLAAVVMPFGGMFTDRFGRKPFLLVIAVLGTAAMIWFFLAGPGATPATFIWPLLATALLFGLYASSTYATMSELLPTRVRSTGIAVAYNVPVAVFGGSAPMIATWLIAETGDITSPVYFFVATGIASIIALIALRRSDFTAASRPTVTIATTIDADVAATEGARA from the coding sequence ATGACGCACACTCCAGTAATCACACAACCGACCAGCAGGGAACGACGCCGCACGTTCGTCGGCGCCTCTGCGGGCCACCTGATCGAATGGTACGACTACGGAATCTACGGGTTTCTGGCGGTCTACATCGGCCAAGCCTTCTTTGTCTCCGACGACCCCGTGACGAGCCTGCTCAGCAGCTTCGCGGTGTTCGCACTGAGCTTCTTCATCCGACCGCTTGGCGGCTTGTTCTTCGGGCCGCTCGCCGACAAGCTCGGCCGCCGCAAGACGCTGGTGACCGTGCTTATCCTGATGGCCGGTTCGACTTTCCTGCTGGGAGTGCTGCCGACCTACGAGGCGATCGGCGTCGGCGCGCCGATCCTGCTGGTATTGATCCGCTGCGTTCAGGGCTTCTCAGCCGGTGGGGAGATCGGCACGATCACCAGCTTCATCTCCGAGTACGCCGGTCCCGGTCGCCGCGGGTTTTCGACCAGTTGGTTGATGGTTACCGCGGTGCTTGGCCTGGTGCTGGGCGGCGTCGTCGCCAACGGCATGACCTTCCTGGTCGGCCCCGAGGTGATGCAGGCGTGGGGCTGGCGCATCCCGTTCCTGATCGCCGGACCACTCGGCCTCATCTCGCTCTACATTCGTCTGAAGCTCGAAGACAGCCCGGAGTTCCGCGCCCTGCAGGAGACCGGCCAAACTTCAAAGGCGCCGCTGCGCGAGGTATTCCAGTGGAAGCGTGCCTTGGCGCTGGTGTTCTTCATCATCACCCTGCACAGCTCGATCTTCTACCTGGTGCTGACGTACGCATCGACGTTCATGGGCAAGATCCTCGGCTTCGATTCGGGAACTGTGCTGTTGTATGTCTTCCTGGCTAGCCTGCTCGCGGCGGTCGTGATGCCCTTCGGCGGCATGTTCACCGACAGGTTCGGCCGGAAACCGTTCCTGCTGGTCATCGCGGTGCTCGGCACCGCCGCGATGATCTGGTTCTTCCTCGCCGGGCCAGGGGCTACCCCCGCCACCTTCATCTGGCCGTTGCTCGCCACCGCGCTGCTCTTCGGCCTGTACGCCTCATCGACCTACGCCACTATGAGCGAGTTGTTGCCGACACGCGTGCGATCCACCGGCATCGCCGTGGCATACAACGTTCCCGTTGCGGTGTTCGGCGGCAGCGCGCCGATGATCGCGACCTGGCTGATTGCCGAAACCGGCGACATCACCTCGCCCGTGTACTTCTTCGTGGCAACCGGCATCGCGTCGATCATCGCCCTCATCGCGCTCCGCCGAAGCGACTTCACGGCAGCGAGCAGGCCGACCGTGACGATCGCAACCACCATAGACGCGGACGTCGCGGCCACCGAAGGGGCACGTGCATGA
- a CDS encoding YidH family protein → MRQRRFPNRVYGQGTEPDPRFSLANERTFLAWIRTSLALLAAGVALEALQLPIREDLRAASAGIFIALGTLAPLTAWIGWMRTERSMRLERPIPAPSLAALLSAGVIVAALLVAVGMLL, encoded by the coding sequence GTGAGACAGCGCCGATTCCCGAACCGCGTTTATGGACAGGGCACGGAACCTGACCCGCGTTTCAGTCTTGCGAACGAGCGCACCTTTCTCGCTTGGATCCGCACGTCGCTCGCGTTACTCGCCGCCGGCGTCGCGCTCGAAGCCTTGCAGCTTCCAATTCGAGAGGACCTGCGTGCGGCCTCCGCTGGGATCTTCATCGCGCTCGGCACGCTCGCGCCGTTGACTGCCTGGATAGGCTGGATGCGCACCGAGCGATCCATGCGGCTAGAACGACCGATCCCGGCGCCGTCTTTGGCCGCGCTGTTGAGCGCGGGTGTAATCGTCGCTGCCCTTCTTGTAGCCGTTGGCATGCTGCTGTGA
- a CDS encoding acetyl-CoA acetyltransferase, translating into MTLAGQFGTDILLTGWGHSRFGKLTDETLESLIVGVASEAIENAGIEAKDVDEIYVGQFNAGMEPLAFASSLALQVSPDLANVPATRVENACSSGSAAFQQGVKSLLAGTAKTVLVIGAEKMTAAGADKVGAALLGADYEMAGKPSSTGFAGLFATVAAAYEGRHGPAGDPMGAIAAKNHHNGMANPYAHLHKDLSEEFCQTVSAQNPIVAGSLRRSDCSPVSDGAAAVVISAAGSRSRDAVTAGVRLTGFGHANDFLPAEKRDPTEFAGSAAAWHRALTMAGVGLDDLSFAEVHDCFTIAELILYEVLGLTSPGEGRRALDEGWVYRDGKLPINVSGGLKSKGHPVGATGVSQHVISAMQLTGTAGEMQLPNPRRAALHNMGGLAVANYVSVLEAL; encoded by the coding sequence ATGACCCTCGCAGGACAGTTTGGAACCGACATCCTCTTGACCGGATGGGGGCATTCCCGCTTTGGCAAACTGACCGACGAAACGTTGGAGTCGCTCATCGTCGGTGTGGCCAGCGAGGCAATCGAGAATGCCGGCATCGAGGCGAAGGACGTGGACGAAATTTACGTCGGCCAGTTCAACGCCGGAATGGAGCCGCTCGCATTCGCCTCGTCGCTGGCGTTGCAGGTGTCGCCCGACCTGGCAAACGTGCCGGCGACCAGGGTGGAGAACGCATGCTCGTCAGGCTCGGCGGCGTTTCAGCAGGGCGTGAAGTCGCTGCTGGCCGGTACGGCGAAGACGGTGCTCGTTATCGGCGCCGAGAAGATGACCGCCGCCGGTGCCGACAAGGTGGGCGCTGCGCTGCTTGGCGCCGACTACGAAATGGCCGGAAAACCGTCGAGTACGGGCTTCGCTGGGCTCTTCGCCACGGTGGCTGCGGCTTATGAAGGCCGCCACGGACCAGCCGGCGACCCGATGGGCGCCATCGCCGCGAAGAACCACCACAATGGCATGGCGAACCCGTACGCCCACCTGCACAAAGACCTGAGTGAGGAGTTCTGCCAGACGGTGTCAGCCCAGAATCCGATCGTCGCAGGGTCATTGCGCCGCAGCGACTGCTCGCCGGTGTCTGACGGCGCTGCGGCGGTTGTCATCTCCGCCGCCGGAAGCCGTTCCCGCGATGCTGTCACCGCCGGCGTTCGCCTCACCGGCTTTGGTCACGCCAACGACTTCCTGCCCGCGGAGAAACGCGACCCGACCGAGTTCGCCGGCAGCGCGGCCGCCTGGCATCGCGCGCTCACGATGGCCGGTGTAGGACTCGACGACCTGTCGTTCGCCGAGGTGCATGACTGCTTCACCATTGCTGAACTGATTCTTTACGAGGTGCTCGGACTCACCTCTCCTGGAGAGGGCCGTCGCGCACTGGATGAGGGATGGGTTTACCGCGACGGCAAGCTGCCCATCAATGTGTCGGGGGGTCTGAAGTCGAAGGGTCACCCGGTGGGCGCGACAGGCGTTTCGCAGCACGTCATCTCCGCCATGCAGCTCACAGGGACGGCCGGCGAGATGCAGCTGCCGAATCCGCGTCGCGCCGCCCTGCACAATATGGGCGGTCTGGCGGTGGCGAACTACGTGAGTGTGCTGGAGGCGCTCTAA